The Streptococcaceae bacterium ESL0729 genome has a segment encoding these proteins:
- a CDS encoding LapA family protein, with amino-acid sequence MKKALDTTGKIIGLVVLILSILIIAANSKDVLVSLLAWSIKTPLALLMGVVFTLGLIIGWIFKLGDISRRSERVQTSIDEAIKNIKDLIDD; translated from the coding sequence ATGAAAAAAGCACTTGATACGACAGGAAAAATTATTGGCTTGGTTGTTCTAATCCTATCCATTCTAATTATTGCAGCAAACTCAAAAGATGTTCTAGTTTCACTACTTGCCTGGTCAATAAAAACACCTCTGGCCCTTTTAATGGGAGTTGTCTTTACCTTGGGTCTAATTATTGGTTGGATTTTTAAGCTAGGAGATATCAGCCGCAGGTCAGAGAGAGTTCAAACAAGCATTGATGAAGCCATCAAAAATATCAAAGACTTAATTGATGACTAA
- a CDS encoding GntR family transcriptional regulator has protein sequence MKPVYIKIHDAIKKEIENESWELGARIPSERTLSERFNVSRMTLRQAVTALVDEGILERRAGSGTYVSSKRVREKMRGTTSFTEIIEKQGKTPKSIVLAYTKTLANEIELEKLKLKPGSQIIRMERIRYADNLPICYEVASIPYLLIANFDKQDITHHFFKTLEDNGFEIGKSEQVISAKNASSKIAEHLQIKRGQAILSLTQTSHFSDGRPFEFVLSQYVGDRFEFFLER, from the coding sequence ATGAAACCTGTTTATATAAAAATCCATGATGCCATCAAAAAGGAAATTGAAAATGAAAGTTGGGAGCTTGGAGCTCGGATTCCAAGTGAGCGAACCTTGTCTGAGAGATTCAATGTCAGTCGGATGACCCTTAGACAGGCCGTGACAGCCCTTGTTGATGAAGGGATTTTGGAACGCAGGGCAGGTAGTGGTACCTACGTATCCAGTAAGCGTGTCAGAGAAAAAATGCGGGGCACAACGAGTTTTACAGAGATTATAGAAAAACAGGGAAAGACGCCTAAAAGTATCGTCCTTGCCTATACTAAGACTCTTGCAAATGAAATTGAGCTTGAAAAATTAAAGCTTAAGCCAGGGTCTCAAATCATACGGATGGAGCGAATTCGCTATGCTGATAATCTTCCCATCTGCTATGAGGTGGCAAGTATCCCCTATCTTTTGATTGCAAACTTTGACAAGCAGGATATTACCCATCATTTCTTCAAAACCTTAGAGGATAATGGCTTTGAGATTGGTAAAAGTGAACAGGTAATCTCAGCTAAAAATGCAAGTAGCAAGATAGCAGAGCACTTACAAATAAAAAGAGGTCAGGCCATTTTAAGCCTGACTCAAACCTCTCATTTTTCAGATGGTAGACCCTTTGAATTTGTCCTCAGCCAATATGTTGGTGACCGCTTTGAATTCTTTTTAGAACGATAA
- a CDS encoding aromatic acid exporter family protein codes for MSIQIGRFRLGLRTIKTAVAIALIIIFFQITNRPQGVMAAGVSAVVAVRGDFRTTISVSGARFAGAALGGILSTIFYMTYSHFDHSFWIKLVMVPLALLIIIVIMDGYNLNTGLVGACSSFLIISLGTPDGETVLYVINRVLDTFIGVGFAIVVNLVGTHDAPARIVKERIIRLGKNKELEVDLVEVVEEKEPKRINKEKK; via the coding sequence ATGAGTATACAGATTGGCCGTTTTAGGCTAGGTTTGAGAACAATAAAGACAGCAGTTGCAATAGCATTAATTATAATTTTCTTCCAAATTACTAATAGACCCCAAGGGGTGATGGCAGCAGGAGTATCTGCTGTGGTCGCTGTTCGAGGAGACTTTAGGACAACCATTAGTGTTTCAGGAGCAAGGTTTGCAGGAGCGGCCCTCGGGGGGATTTTATCGACCATCTTTTACATGACCTATTCGCATTTTGATCACAGCTTCTGGATTAAGCTTGTTATGGTTCCTTTAGCCCTTTTAATCATCATTGTAATTATGGATGGTTATAACCTAAATACAGGTCTTGTTGGAGCATGTTCATCATTTTTAATTATTTCTTTGGGAACTCCTGATGGAGAGACAGTCTTGTACGTTATAAATCGTGTGCTTGATACCTTTATTGGAGTAGGTTTTGCCATCGTTGTTAATCTGGTTGGAACCCATGATGCTCCAGCTCGGATTGTTAAGGAAAGAATTATACGACTTGGTAAAAACAAGGAACTTGAGGTTGATTTAGTAGAAGTTGTTGAAGAAAAGGAGCCTAAGAGGATCAACAAGGAGAAAAAATGA
- the rpsT gene encoding 30S ribosomal protein S20 has protein sequence MANIKSAIKRAELNVKANELNSKQKSAMRTAIKKFDAAVAAGADDAQELFQKASAAIDKAATKGLIHKNKAGRDKSRLAAKLAK, from the coding sequence ATGGCTAATATTAAATCTGCTATCAAACGTGCTGAATTAAACGTTAAAGCAAATGAATTAAACTCAAAACAAAAATCAGCAATGCGTACTGCAATCAAGAAATTTGATGCTGCTGTGGCTGCAGGAGCTGACGATGCTCAAGAGCTTTTCCAAAAAGCATCTGCTGCAATCGATAAAGCTGCAACTAAAGGTTTAATCCACAAAAATAAAGCAGGCCGTGACAAATCTCGTCTAGCTGCTAAACTTGCAAAATAA